The genomic interval ATCCGACACGGAAGAAGGCCCAGAAAGATATTGCCAATTACATCGAGGTGTTCTATAATCGTAAACGAATCCATTCAGGGATCGACTACAAGACTCCGCAAGAAGTCCGCAACGAATACCTGAATCGACAGCTCGCAGCGTAACCGTCCGCAAATGGAGCGGTCCGGAAAGCTCCGGGCAGCCCACGTGCACGTGGGCCGTTAGTGTCCACATACGGCGTCACCGTCAACCCCTCAAACTCCACCGGGCGAAACGGTGTCCCGTTCAAGATCTCCGGCGGCACCGGCTGAACCTCAGCCGCGATCTTCACCGTCAACTCACGCTGCCCCTTACGCGCGTCCGGGTCGGCATCCATCACCGGCACCTGCCACACCGGCAACCCGCTGACCTTGTCCCGCTTCTGCACCCGGTTGTCCTTCGTCGACGCATCAAAATCCGCCTCCGCCGTGACCTCACCGATCACAAACGCCCCATGCGGAAACACCGCACCAAACTCCACCGGGATAGCTCCCTGCAACGCCATGACGTGTGCCTCCTCGGCTCCGTGTATGTGTTTGGCACCTCCAAACACATGACCAGCATGCCTAGGTAACTTAGATAAGTCAAGAGTCTTGGACAGATGCTGGCACTGCTGAGGGTTAACGGTGCAGTCAGGAGCATGGGTAGCTAGCTCTTCTAGGCAGCCTGTACCGTGTGGGCATGAGCCTCGACCCCGATGATTCGCGACCGCCCTATGTGCAGGTCGCTAATGCGCTACGTGCCGCGATCTTGACCAAGAAGTTCAGTCCGGGCGACAAGTTGCCCTCGGGTAAGGAGCTGGCTAAGCAGTACGGCGTAGCGCGGATGACCGTTCAACAAGCCCTGCGCCTGCTCAGGGAAGAGAATCTCATCGTCTCCCGTCACGGCAGCGGCGTATTTGTGCGCCAGCGCACCGAGAAGCCGGTGGGCCTGCGGCCCTATGTCGAGCAGGCCTTTGAACGCGATCACGTGGCCATTGACTTCGCGGGCTTATCCGGTGAGACGCTGCAAGGCGCGATACAGGAGCCACTCGACAAGATCCGGGCCGGTCGTATTACGCCGCAGACTGTGACTATCCGGGTCCTGGTGCCGGACACGTCCACGCCATGGGCGTTGCCTGTGCGCGTGGACGATCAGCACGACGAGCCCGCCTATCGTCGCCGAATCGACACGCTGTTCAGCCGCCATGTTGGCGCGATGGCCGACGCTATAGGCGAATTGGACGAACTCGGGCTCATCAGTGAGGCATCGGTACAGGTCCGAACGCACGCTTTGACGCCGCTGTTCAAGCTGTACCTACTCAACGATGAGGAGATGTTCTTCGGGTTCTACCCCATCTACGCCCGCACCATTGAAACCGACGCTGGGGCTGTTGAGATGTACGACCTCGGCGGCAAGGACGCCGTA from Phytoactinopolyspora mesophila carries:
- a CDS encoding plasmid replication, integration and excision activator — protein: MALQGAIPVEFGAVFPHGAFVIGEVTAEADFDASTKDNRVQKRDKVSGLPVWQVPVMDADPDARKGQRELTVKIAAEVQPVPPEILNGTPFRPVEFEGLTVTPYVDTNGPRARGLPGAFRTAPFADGYAASCRFRYSLRTSCGVL
- a CDS encoding GntR family transcriptional regulator gives rise to the protein MSLDPDDSRPPYVQVANALRAAILTKKFSPGDKLPSGKELAKQYGVARMTVQQALRLLREENLIVSRHGSGVFVRQRTEKPVGLRPYVEQAFERDHVAIDFAGLSGETLQGAIQEPLDKIRAGRITPQTVTIRVLVPDTSTPWALPVRVDDQHDEPAYRRRIDTLFSRHVGAMADAIGELDELGLISEASVQVRTHALTPLFKLYLLNDEEMFFGFYPIYARTIETDAGAVEMYDLGGKDAVLFHQSATDDPSAPDTQHVAQAREWFDSMWNTMSRERAL